One stretch of Thalassovita sp. DNA includes these proteins:
- a CDS encoding ATP-binding protein has protein sequence MQSQELQSGTPPSSISAGGADNSGNSWGVALCAVLGGGFLLAALIVSEELGKQLAAFGFSLLGVSFFATVGTALYARLRHRKLKRAARILKYDAAPTLVSDALGRVHYVNEAGHKRFPNGPLLTVADALQEVFAKPATLLMRLQAQASQLGSASEDVVTRRGHLRLTVHRFDKDSFLWRMEDVGAGPARQRSGTGLPMLTIGRGNVILFMNDAARQFCGARLRSLERVFPELPLESGGFALALSPEGPRNCLVHIVDQTMGRREVYFLPILAGDRVARGSVGDSALDLLPLAILRLDPVGQILGANEAAQTLLGIDMSEPRFLEDLLEGPGRPVRDWLKLALEESTTHQSEFLRVKQRGGDLFVQVSLTRVVQSDGRRLLAVLSDATAIKTLEEQFAQSQKMQALGELAGGIAHDFNNLLTAISVHCDLLMQHRDEGDGDFADLVQIRQNANRAAALVGQLLAFSRKQTLRPEVLDLQEVLGDLGHLLNRLVGEKMQVVIDVDAMLSNMRADRRQLEQVMMNLVVNARDAMEGQGEVTITATNQMVVTPMNRDQVTVPIGEYLLVEVEDRGCGIAPEKLQKVFEPFYTTKRTGEGTGLGLATVYGIVKQSGGYVFVDSVEGEGTRFSLMFPAVQEPIAASPAPTRPNNAQIQGQGVVLLVEDEAPVRAFASRALRLSGFTVIEAAHAEEALEILKDPALQVDVFLTDVIMPGLDGPTWVRQALEERPNVRVVFVSGYAEDAFDGSHDDIAQAQFLPKPFSLEALTETVQSQFLQ, from the coding sequence CTGGCCGCGCTTATCGTTTCTGAGGAGTTGGGCAAACAGTTGGCAGCCTTTGGCTTTAGCCTGCTGGGGGTCAGTTTTTTCGCCACTGTTGGCACCGCTCTCTACGCCCGATTGCGCCATCGCAAACTGAAACGGGCGGCGCGCATTTTGAAATACGATGCAGCGCCGACGTTGGTGTCAGATGCCTTGGGCCGGGTGCATTACGTGAATGAAGCCGGTCACAAACGGTTCCCGAACGGCCCCTTGCTGACCGTTGCAGACGCCCTGCAGGAGGTTTTTGCCAAACCGGCAACGCTGCTGATGCGGTTGCAGGCGCAGGCCAGTCAACTTGGCTCCGCCAGCGAAGATGTGGTGACCCGGCGTGGGCATCTACGTCTGACCGTGCATCGCTTTGACAAGGATAGCTTTTTATGGCGGATGGAGGATGTTGGCGCAGGCCCGGCGCGGCAGCGGTCCGGCACAGGGTTGCCAATGCTGACCATTGGCCGGGGCAATGTGATTTTGTTTATGAATGACGCCGCCCGGCAGTTTTGCGGTGCGCGGCTGCGCTCCTTGGAGCGTGTGTTTCCCGAATTGCCCTTGGAAAGTGGCGGTTTTGCCCTGGCCCTGTCGCCGGAGGGGCCGCGCAATTGCCTTGTCCATATTGTCGATCAGACCATGGGACGTCGTGAGGTCTATTTTCTCCCCATCCTTGCCGGTGACCGCGTGGCGCGGGGCAGCGTTGGCGATTCTGCCTTAGATTTGCTGCCCTTGGCGATCTTGCGGTTGGATCCGGTGGGGCAGATTTTGGGGGCAAATGAGGCGGCGCAGACCTTGCTGGGCATCGATATGTCCGAACCCCGCTTTCTGGAGGATCTGCTAGAGGGGCCGGGCCGCCCGGTGCGGGATTGGCTGAAGCTGGCTTTGGAGGAAAGCACAACACACCAGTCGGAATTTCTGCGGGTTAAGCAACGCGGCGGCGATCTCTTCGTTCAGGTTTCCTTAACCCGTGTGGTGCAAAGTGATGGTCGCCGGCTGCTCGCTGTGCTGAGCGATGCAACTGCGATCAAAACGCTGGAGGAACAATTTGCCCAGAGCCAGAAAATGCAGGCGCTTGGGGAACTTGCGGGGGGAATTGCGCATGATTTCAACAATCTGCTGACGGCGATTTCCGTCCATTGTGACCTGTTGATGCAGCACCGGGATGAGGGTGACGGGGATTTTGCAGATCTTGTGCAGATCCGCCAAAACGCCAACCGCGCCGCCGCTCTGGTCGGGCAACTGCTGGCCTTTTCGCGAAAACAGACCCTACGGCCAGAGGTTTTGGATTTGCAAGAGGTTCTGGGCGACCTTGGCCATCTGCTCAACCGTCTTGTGGGCGAAAAAATGCAGGTCGTGATCGATGTCGACGCGATGCTTAGCAATATGCGTGCGGATCGCCGGCAGCTGGAACAGGTGATGATGAACCTTGTGGTTAACGCGCGCGACGCGATGGAGGGTCAGGGGGAGGTCACGATTACAGCGACCAATCAGATGGTCGTAACCCCGATGAACCGCGATCAGGTCACGGTCCCAATTGGCGAATACCTGTTGGTGGAGGTCGAGGATCGCGGCTGCGGTATTGCACCAGAGAAATTGCAAAAGGTGTTTGAACCTTTTTACACCACCAAACGCACTGGCGAAGGCACAGGTCTGGGATTGGCCACGGTCTATGGCATTGTAAAACAAAGCGGCGGCTATGTATTTGTCGACAGCGTCGAAGGGGAAGGCACCCGGTTTTCGCTGATGTTCCCCGCTGTGCAGGAGCCAATTGCGGCCTCACCAGCCCCCACGCGTCCAAACAATGCGCAGATACAAGGGCAGGGCGTTGTGCTCTTGGTCGAAGATGAAGCACCGGTGCGGGCCTTTGCCTCGCGCGCGCTGCGTCTCTCTGGCTTCACCGTGATCGAAGCCGCCCATGCTGAAGAGGCGTTGGAAATTCTGAAAGATCCGGCGCTACAGGTCGATGTGTTTTTAACCGATGTCATCATGCCGGGGCTAGATGGCCCAACCTGGGTGCGACAAGCGCTTGAGGAACGCCCGAACGTGCGAGTGGTGTTTGTTTCAGGCTACGCCGAAGATGCCTTTGACGGCAGCCATGATGACATTGCGCAGGCGCAGTTTCTGCCCAAACCATTTTCACTGGAGGCGCTGACCGAGACCGTTCAAAGTCAATTCTTGCAGTAG
- a CDS encoding sulfotransferase family 2 domain-containing protein gives MLVFWKQNLVFLSVPKTGTTAYEKALAPLASMSVQDPPELKHAPLYRYNRFFRPMFEKVCNTELETLAVMREPVSWLGSWYRYRRRPFLSGRPNSTENVSFDEFVQAYCQGDAPAFARVGSQAKFLEPRPNGTRVTHLFRYEDQAPLRQFLETRLDCQLDLDRANVSPDMALDLNSKTRAKLERKYAADFELWHSIGA, from the coding sequence ATGCTGGTGTTTTGGAAGCAGAATTTGGTGTTCCTGTCGGTGCCCAAAACCGGCACGACGGCCTATGAAAAAGCGCTGGCGCCGCTTGCATCCATGTCGGTGCAGGATCCGCCCGAGCTGAAGCATGCACCGCTTTACCGCTACAATCGTTTCTTTCGCCCGATGTTCGAAAAGGTCTGCAACACCGAATTGGAAACCCTGGCCGTGATGCGCGAACCGGTCAGCTGGCTGGGCAGCTGGTATCGATATCGGCGCCGGCCGTTCCTGTCGGGACGTCCGAACTCCACAGAAAACGTCAGTTTTGATGAATTCGTGCAGGCCTATTGTCAGGGTGACGCCCCGGCCTTTGCCCGCGTGGGCAGTCAGGCCAAGTTTCTGGAGCCGCGTCCAAACGGCACCCGGGTGACGCATTTGTTCCGCTATGAAGATCAGGCACCGCTGCGCCAGTTCCTTGAAACCCGGCTGGATTGCCAGCTGGACCTTGATCGCGCAAATGTCTCCCCCGACATGGCCTTGGATCTGAACTCCAAAACCCGCGCGAAGCTTGAACGGAAATACGCGGCGGATTTCGAGCTGTGGCATAGCATTGGCGCGTAA